A single region of the Candidatus Kryptoniota bacterium genome encodes:
- a CDS encoding DUF2851 family protein, whose translation MLSDLSEFQLKELLWNRKFDPNLKAVSGRRVEIVQTGELNSDTGPDFRNALVKLDGVAYRGDIELHRRSSDWISHNHQLDRNYNSVVLHVVVEADHDLECFTQARRRIETVELSNYLSADAERFLSGLEREDYLGTLKCMGRAQSVPSAAKMEFLNLLGERRFMHKANKFEERLKDIIDENRPVVFEAKQKYFKDFSELLIEHKSYDDKELREEAHWDQLLYEGIVEGLGYSKNTASFRKLSRNVTLSFLSEQANGDVTVAESILFGVAGLLPHQTTGFDEESVNYARRIEGLWLGLKKKYKREFLDKSEWLFFKLRPQNFPSVRIAGAAQMVTGRGKDFTAKSIFESIAHETASDPLRLWRDLLTVPAKDFWSRHFVFGEPAATKIRMLVGSNRAEEIIINVLLPLAYLRGKIFQLQDLQQRSLDIYSRHFPTADNNVTLLVKEALFGGDNVLGNVIAQQGALHLYRTLCSEKRCFRCKIGKTLFGKSA comes from the coding sequence ATGCTCTCAGATCTGTCGGAGTTTCAGCTCAAAGAGCTCCTTTGGAATCGCAAATTCGATCCCAACCTGAAAGCCGTGTCCGGCAGACGGGTTGAAATTGTCCAGACCGGCGAGCTTAACTCGGACACCGGTCCCGATTTCCGAAACGCGCTCGTAAAACTGGATGGCGTGGCGTACCGAGGGGACATCGAACTCCATCGCAGAAGTTCGGACTGGATTTCGCACAACCACCAACTGGACAGAAATTATAACTCCGTAGTCCTGCATGTAGTTGTGGAAGCTGACCATGATCTGGAATGCTTCACTCAAGCGAGGAGAAGAATTGAGACGGTTGAGCTTTCGAACTACCTCTCGGCAGACGCGGAACGATTCCTTTCCGGCCTGGAGAGGGAAGACTATTTAGGCACGTTGAAATGTATGGGAAGAGCTCAATCTGTTCCCTCTGCCGCGAAGATGGAGTTCCTCAATCTCCTTGGTGAACGAAGATTCATGCATAAGGCCAATAAATTTGAAGAGCGCCTGAAGGATATCATTGACGAGAACCGGCCTGTGGTCTTTGAGGCGAAACAGAAATACTTCAAAGATTTTTCGGAGCTCCTGATCGAACATAAATCATACGACGATAAGGAGCTGAGAGAGGAAGCACACTGGGATCAGCTTTTGTACGAAGGAATTGTGGAGGGCCTGGGCTACAGCAAGAATACCGCCTCGTTCAGGAAGCTTTCCAGGAATGTCACGCTCTCTTTCCTGTCTGAACAAGCCAACGGGGACGTTACGGTCGCCGAGTCGATTTTATTCGGCGTAGCCGGATTGCTGCCGCATCAAACAACCGGCTTCGATGAGGAGTCGGTGAATTATGCTCGCAGAATCGAAGGGTTGTGGCTCGGCTTGAAGAAGAAATATAAACGTGAATTCTTGGACAAATCGGAGTGGCTGTTCTTTAAGTTGCGGCCGCAGAATTTTCCCTCTGTTCGAATCGCCGGAGCGGCTCAGATGGTGACCGGTCGCGGCAAGGACTTCACTGCAAAATCAATCTTTGAATCCATTGCTCATGAGACTGCTTCGGATCCTCTCAGGTTGTGGCGCGACCTCCTCACAGTTCCCGCGAAGGATTTTTGGTCGAGACATTTCGTCTTTGGCGAACCAGCTGCGACAAAAATAAGGATGCTCGTCGGGTCCAATCGGGCCGAAGAGATCATCATAAATGTCCTGTTGCCGCTGGCATACTTAAGAGGAAAAATATTCCAGCTTCAGGATCTTCAACAAAGGTCGTTGGATATTTACAGCCGGCATTTTCCGACAGCGGACAATAATGTCACGCTTCTCGTGAAGGAGGCATTATTTGGGGGAGACAACGTTCTCGGAAACGTTATAGCTCAACAGGGAGCGCTTCATTTGTACAGGACTTTATGTTCCGAGAAAAGGTGCTTCAGGTGCAAGATAGGAAAGACCCTCTTCGGGAAGTCCGCCTGA
- a CDS encoding tetratricopeptide repeat protein — protein sequence MKSMVLAVVMLLSCAFSGPTLQDLLKKSDDLFNSFDNKEALQVLRDANNEYPDNAEILWRMCRAQTHIADHMPVATDDQKDEQLQAYQEAYNNADRAVKADGNNSMAYTYRAVANGKVALFKGVFSVAPIVKQVREDCERAIALDPNNAIPYYILGRTHAKLAEKPKLFRWPLGLAWGNMDDAIKFYEKAVGLDGNFVMFRLDLAKAYDEQEEYQKAREQLWTIPGIPKRDEDDDSLKTAASSLLQDIKDK from the coding sequence ATGAAATCTATGGTACTGGCTGTTGTCATGTTATTGTCGTGCGCATTCTCGGGCCCAACGCTTCAGGACCTGCTGAAGAAGAGCGACGACCTGTTCAACAGTTTCGACAACAAGGAGGCGCTCCAGGTTCTTCGCGACGCAAACAACGAATATCCTGACAACGCGGAAATCCTCTGGAGAATGTGCAGGGCGCAGACCCACATTGCAGACCACATGCCCGTAGCAACGGACGACCAGAAGGACGAGCAGCTACAGGCATACCAGGAAGCTTACAACAACGCTGACCGGGCAGTAAAAGCCGATGGGAATAATTCTATGGCGTACACCTACCGCGCAGTAGCAAACGGAAAGGTCGCGCTTTTCAAGGGAGTGTTCAGCGTCGCTCCGATCGTCAAGCAGGTGCGCGAAGATTGTGAGCGTGCGATAGCGCTTGACCCGAACAACGCGATACCATATTACATCCTAGGAAGAACTCACGCGAAACTTGCCGAGAAGCCGAAGTTGTTCCGGTGGCCGTTGGGGCTGGCGTGGGGAAACATGGACGACGCGATCAAGTTTTACGAAAAGGCAGTCGGCCTCGACGGGAATTTCGTAATGTTCAGGCTCGATCTTGCCAAGGCGTATGACGAGCAAGAGGAGTACCAGAAAGCGCGGGAGCAACTCTGGACAATCCCCGGAATACCGAAGAGAGACGAGGATGACGACAGCTTGAAAACAGCCGCGTCGTCGCTTCTTCAGGATATCAAGGACAAGTAA
- a CDS encoding bifunctional nuclease family protein — protein sequence MQKVMVDILGLSPSPSSPGAYALILKETEGERRLPIIIGQFEAQAIALELEGIKPPRPLTHDLVKNVLDTLGNSLSDVIISELRDGTFYARLNVEGNSTAHEIDARPSDAIAIAIRFGVPIYVAESVMEEASTIPEAEEGEHEIESTDERTKKGRERSPAYTKESKMQQLQKELTDAISREDYERAAKLRDEIRRLQLGD from the coding sequence TTGCAGAAAGTAATGGTTGACATACTCGGACTTTCCCCCAGCCCCTCCAGTCCCGGCGCGTACGCACTGATACTCAAAGAGACCGAAGGTGAGAGGAGACTTCCGATAATTATCGGTCAATTTGAAGCGCAAGCGATCGCGTTGGAACTTGAAGGGATCAAACCGCCGAGACCTCTCACTCACGACTTGGTGAAGAACGTTCTGGACACGCTGGGGAATTCCCTGTCCGATGTGATTATCAGTGAATTGCGAGATGGAACATTTTACGCGCGACTTAACGTGGAAGGAAACTCGACCGCGCACGAGATCGACGCGCGTCCAAGCGACGCGATAGCGATAGCGATTCGATTTGGCGTCCCAATATATGTTGCTGAATCCGTAATGGAAGAAGCATCGACGATTCCGGAGGCAGAGGAAGGCGAGCATGAAATCGAGTCGACTGACGAACGCACAAAAAAGGGACGCGAGCGTTCACCTGCATACACGAAGGAATCTAAAATGCAGCAGTTGCAGAAGGAATTAACCGACGCCATAAGCCGCGAAGATTACGAACGGGCTGCGAAACTTCGCGACGAAATCAGACGGCTTCAACTCGGCGACTGA
- a CDS encoding electron transfer flavoprotein subunit alpha/FixB family protein, with protein MKILAFAEQREGKFKKVAFEVAGAAVRLAQELGAEALATVIGNDVSAIAPELGGCGIKKVYAVDDRRLNLYSTTAYAKGLAAVADAISADVILLPASAMGKDLGARLAAKLKAGLAADCVGIRSESGSIIATRPVYAGKALIDVKVNSEKEVFTLRPNVFSPGPSDGSRAACEKVAVKFEDSDFASRVTSVAVTKAGRPDLTEAEIIVSGGRGLGGPQNFKMIEDLADAMGAAVGASRAVVDAGWRPHDDQVGQTGKTVLPSLYVAVAISGAIQHLAGMSSSKCIVAVNKDKDAPIFQVADYGIIGDAFEIVPEITARVRKALGKD; from the coding sequence ATGAAGATACTGGCGTTTGCGGAACAGCGGGAAGGTAAGTTCAAGAAAGTCGCATTTGAAGTTGCGGGCGCCGCAGTGCGCCTCGCGCAGGAGCTCGGAGCCGAAGCACTGGCAACGGTCATCGGCAATGACGTCTCGGCTATCGCGCCGGAACTTGGAGGTTGCGGAATAAAAAAGGTGTACGCTGTAGATGATCGACGGCTTAACTTGTATTCCACGACAGCGTATGCAAAAGGACTCGCGGCAGTTGCGGACGCAATTTCGGCGGATGTCATACTTCTGCCGGCGAGCGCGATGGGGAAGGACCTCGGTGCCAGACTCGCCGCAAAATTGAAAGCCGGACTGGCAGCAGACTGTGTGGGGATACGTTCCGAGTCCGGCTCGATCATTGCGACAAGACCTGTATACGCGGGGAAAGCTTTAATCGATGTCAAAGTCAATTCAGAAAAGGAAGTGTTTACCCTTCGGCCGAATGTATTCAGTCCCGGTCCTTCCGACGGTTCCAGGGCTGCATGTGAAAAAGTGGCTGTGAAATTCGAAGATTCAGATTTTGCATCCAGGGTCACGTCTGTAGCCGTGACGAAAGCCGGCAGGCCCGACTTGACCGAAGCCGAAATAATAGTTTCAGGCGGGCGGGGACTCGGCGGACCGCAGAATTTCAAGATGATCGAAGATCTCGCGGATGCGATGGGGGCAGCCGTCGGCGCTTCCCGCGCAGTCGTAGACGCAGGATGGAGACCTCATGACGACCAGGTCGGGCAAACCGGAAAGACCGTGTTGCCCTCATTATATGTTGCGGTCGCCATCTCGGGCGCGATCCAGCACCTTGCCGGCATGTCGTCCTCAAAATGCATAGTAGCCGTGAACAAGGACAAAGACGCGCCGATCTTCCAGGTCGCGGATTACGGAATTATCGGAGATGCTTTCGAGATCGTACCCGAGATAACGGCACGTGTGAGAAAGGCTCTTGGAAAAGATTGA
- a CDS encoding electron transfer flavoprotein subunit beta/FixA family protein: MKLFVCVNQVPDTETKVKVGDDGKTIDRSEINVILNPYDEIAIEAALQLKDKSPSEVTYVSIGGDSNKDVIRKALAMGGDKGVLVKTGMARDSFAVASMIASALKDSGADIIFFGKQSIDYDDSAVGTMAAELLGLPSASVVVKLDVNEADRKVVCEREIEGGRETVELSMPCVITAQKGLNEPRYPSLKGIMAAKSKPVQEVAPGTTAAFTETTVMKKPAIKQAGRILGTDKTAVDELVRLLHEEAKVI; this comes from the coding sequence ATGAAGCTTTTCGTTTGCGTCAACCAGGTTCCTGATACCGAAACAAAAGTGAAGGTAGGTGATGACGGCAAGACGATTGACCGATCTGAGATCAACGTCATCCTTAATCCGTACGACGAAATTGCGATTGAGGCGGCGCTCCAGCTTAAGGACAAATCTCCTTCTGAAGTAACATACGTTTCAATAGGAGGCGATTCGAACAAGGACGTGATCCGAAAGGCTCTCGCGATGGGAGGTGATAAAGGCGTCCTGGTGAAGACCGGTATGGCCAGAGATTCGTTCGCGGTCGCGTCTATGATCGCGTCGGCACTAAAGGACTCGGGCGCAGATATCATCTTCTTCGGCAAGCAATCGATAGACTACGATGATTCGGCGGTAGGCACAATGGCAGCCGAACTTCTCGGTCTCCCTTCCGCGTCCGTGGTCGTGAAACTGGATGTGAATGAAGCCGATCGGAAAGTGGTGTGCGAGAGAGAAATTGAAGGCGGCAGGGAGACGGTGGAGCTTTCGATGCCTTGTGTGATCACGGCGCAGAAAGGACTTAACGAACCGCGGTACCCGTCTTTGAAAGGTATCATGGCCGCGAAGTCGAAACCGGTTCAGGAAGTGGCGCCGGGTACAACGGCAGCGTTTACGGAGACAACCGTAATGAAGAAGCCTGCAATAAAACAGGCAGGCAGAATTCTCGGCACAGACAAGACCGCAGTCGATGAGCTTGTGAGACTGCTTCACGAAGAAGCAAAAGTTATCTGA
- a CDS encoding C40 family peptidase: MRVDTRFGVLECSPGKKFFAVVTDSISNAIRVSEIYQAHKYGFKIKLALLPGEEVGRKKFGICRVGVAPVRRFDDSTSEQVTQVLYGESFDVLQIRDNWVRVRLTTDGYIGWVALAQVSLFKEDEYRKFESISRMYVSKKTAGLLEEPDSSSGIAREIVRGCPLAVAGQTDGFWKIKTPDGDITFVEKTSAVENIPESDFSIGRLLATAFSFKGVSYVWGGRSPMGFDCSGFIQTVFALNGIALPRDADLQFQAGKAIGKSFRKLRAGDLLFFSSNGDKISHVALYIGKNKQFIHSSGFVRVGSFDRGRKDFDKNLLAKFVGACRII, from the coding sequence TTGAGAGTCGACACCCGATTTGGCGTTCTGGAATGCTCGCCCGGAAAGAAGTTTTTCGCAGTAGTTACGGACTCAATCTCAAATGCAATCCGCGTCTCCGAGATTTATCAGGCTCATAAGTACGGCTTCAAGATCAAATTGGCGCTGTTGCCGGGCGAAGAAGTCGGAAGAAAGAAGTTTGGAATTTGTCGAGTCGGTGTCGCGCCTGTCAGGCGCTTCGACGACTCCACATCGGAACAGGTGACTCAAGTCCTGTACGGAGAATCTTTCGATGTCCTTCAAATTCGTGACAACTGGGTCAGAGTCCGACTGACAACCGACGGATATATCGGCTGGGTCGCACTCGCCCAGGTATCACTTTTCAAGGAAGATGAATACCGGAAGTTTGAATCCATCTCCAGGATGTATGTTTCGAAAAAGACTGCGGGACTTCTCGAAGAGCCTGACTCCTCGTCCGGAATTGCCCGGGAAATAGTTCGCGGTTGTCCACTTGCGGTTGCCGGACAGACGGACGGATTCTGGAAAATAAAAACACCTGACGGCGATATCACGTTCGTTGAGAAAACATCCGCGGTCGAGAACATTCCGGAGTCGGATTTTTCCATTGGTCGGCTTCTGGCGACGGCGTTTTCATTCAAGGGAGTTTCATACGTGTGGGGAGGGAGAAGCCCGATGGGATTCGACTGTTCCGGGTTCATCCAGACAGTGTTTGCGCTCAACGGAATCGCACTGCCGCGCGATGCGGATCTTCAATTCCAAGCCGGAAAGGCAATCGGAAAGAGTTTCAGAAAACTAAGGGCGGGAGATTTGTTGTTTTTTTCGTCAAATGGCGATAAAATTAGTCATGTCGCGCTGTATATCGGAAAGAACAAACAGTTTATCCATTCCTCAGGGTTTGTCAGGGTTGGCAGCTTTGACAGAGGAAGGAAGGACTTCGACAAGAATCTTCTGGCAAAATTTGTCGGAGCCTGCAGGATAATCTGA
- a CDS encoding HNH endonuclease, translated as MRSDPGYTRDRSYGKVLLLNQNYEPLTICSWKKAVILLYLGKAELIERYDGMVLRSVSTSLPMPSILRLSVFYRVPHKRVILSRKNILRRDGNRCQYCGRGDLPLTVDHVIPKTRGGEETWENLVCACMKCNNKKGDRTPEEAGMKLVSSPRRPNHVAFIRHFVGRIDEKWKPYLFMK; from the coding sequence ATGCGAAGCGACCCGGGTTATACTCGTGACAGGAGCTACGGAAAAGTTTTACTTCTAAACCAAAACTACGAACCGCTTACTATCTGCAGCTGGAAAAAAGCGGTCATCCTTCTTTATCTCGGTAAAGCAGAATTGATCGAAAGATATGATGGGATGGTTCTGCGATCGGTGTCGACATCGCTTCCCATGCCCAGCATCCTGCGACTCTCTGTCTTCTACCGTGTACCACACAAGCGAGTGATCCTTTCAAGGAAGAACATCCTCAGACGCGATGGCAACAGGTGCCAGTATTGCGGACGAGGAGATCTCCCTCTCACAGTCGATCACGTTATCCCCAAGACGCGCGGAGGTGAAGAGACATGGGAAAACCTCGTCTGCGCGTGCATGAAATGCAACAACAAGAAGGGCGACCGTACTCCCGAAGAAGCCGGAATGAAACTGGTTTCTTCTCCTCGCCGACCGAACCATGTGGCTTTCATAAGACATTTCGTCGGAAGAATTGACGAAAAATGGAAGCCGTACCTTTTTATGAAGTAG
- the trpS gene encoding tryptophan--tRNA ligase, with the protein MPNKKIILSGMRPTGKLHLGHWAGALENWVALQNEGGYQNYHLVADYHALTTNLDSSKIYDLTIDMVMDWLAAGIDPEHSPMFRQSKVKEHAELHLIFSMLITKSRLERNPTLKEQVRDLHLGPISYGYLGYPVLQAADILLYKGEVVPVGEDQLPHIEVTREIARDFNNQYGNVFPEPAGLLTKFARLPGLDGRRMSKSLNNGILLSESPEEVKKKMKKAVTDPQKIRKGDPGRPDICLVFTYHQKFNAAEEKEIRRGCESGELGCVDCKMRAADRINAFLAPMHERRKEFEQNPHKVEKILERGEEEAKVIAKHTMDQVHQAMKMG; encoded by the coding sequence ATGCCGAATAAGAAGATCATCCTAAGCGGGATGCGTCCGACAGGCAAGTTGCATCTCGGCCACTGGGCCGGGGCACTTGAAAATTGGGTCGCACTCCAAAACGAAGGCGGGTACCAGAACTATCACCTCGTAGCCGATTACCATGCGCTTACCACCAATCTCGATTCGTCGAAGATTTACGATTTGACTATCGATATGGTTATGGACTGGCTCGCGGCAGGAATAGATCCGGAGCACAGTCCCATGTTCAGACAATCCAAGGTAAAGGAGCACGCCGAACTCCATCTGATCTTTTCGATGCTGATTACCAAGTCGAGGCTCGAACGAAATCCCACGCTGAAGGAGCAGGTGCGCGATCTTCATCTCGGTCCGATCAGTTACGGATATCTCGGATATCCAGTGCTCCAGGCTGCCGACATTCTCCTGTACAAGGGCGAAGTGGTTCCTGTCGGTGAAGACCAGCTCCCGCATATTGAAGTCACGCGCGAGATTGCCAGGGACTTCAACAATCAATATGGGAATGTTTTCCCGGAACCGGCGGGGCTGCTGACGAAATTCGCGAGACTTCCCGGACTCGACGGAAGAAGGATGAGCAAATCTCTGAACAACGGCATTCTCCTTTCCGAATCTCCCGAAGAAGTAAAAAAGAAAATGAAGAAGGCTGTTACTGATCCGCAAAAGATCAGAAAGGGCGATCCCGGAAGGCCGGACATTTGTCTCGTGTTTACTTATCACCAGAAGTTCAACGCCGCGGAAGAAAAAGAAATCCGCCGCGGATGCGAGAGCGGCGAGCTCGGTTGTGTCGATTGCAAGATGCGGGCGGCTGACCGCATCAACGCGTTCCTGGCGCCTATGCACGAGCGCCGGAAAGAATTTGAACAGAACCCGCATAAAGTCGAAAAGATACTGGAGCGCGGAGAAGAAGAGGCAAAAGTGATCGCGAAACACACCATGGACCAGGTTCACCAAGCAATGAAGATGGGATGA
- a CDS encoding segregation/condensation protein A: MTYRVKLNDFEGPLDLLLFFIKRDQLDIYDIPIAQITKEFLDYVRYLQLLDLEVAGDFIVMAATLMQIKVRMLLPHEEGIEDLVEDDPRRELADRLAEYARFKEGARNFGVLEEAGGRLFYRTYFRQDERQHSSPEDEQLKNATLIDLVTAFKRAMDKFESTPFHSIQRLSVTIDEQIEFLVDSLKDRATIHFLELAAQIHERITLVVTFIALLELIKRNVLRVQTSGAFNDFIISKFEDVIENNAEAELS, encoded by the coding sequence ATGACGTACAGAGTTAAGTTGAACGACTTCGAAGGCCCACTTGACCTTCTCCTGTTCTTTATCAAGCGCGATCAGCTGGATATTTACGATATTCCGATCGCTCAAATCACAAAAGAGTTTCTCGATTATGTAAGATATCTCCAGCTGCTGGATCTCGAAGTAGCCGGCGATTTTATTGTTATGGCTGCGACCCTTATGCAAATTAAGGTGCGCATGCTCCTCCCGCACGAAGAAGGAATCGAAGATCTCGTAGAGGATGATCCGCGCCGCGAACTTGCCGATAGACTCGCCGAGTATGCTCGCTTCAAGGAAGGCGCGAGAAACTTCGGAGTTCTGGAAGAAGCGGGCGGAAGGCTGTTTTACAGGACTTATTTCCGCCAGGACGAGCGACAGCACTCGAGTCCTGAAGACGAGCAGCTGAAGAATGCGACACTCATAGATCTGGTTACCGCGTTCAAGCGCGCGATGGATAAATTCGAGTCAACACCTTTTCACAGTATCCAGCGACTGAGCGTTACGATAGATGAACAGATCGAATTTCTGGTGGATTCTCTTAAAGACAGAGCCACAATCCATTTTCTCGAGCTCGCTGCTCAAATTCATGAGAGGATAACACTCGTTGTGACTTTCATAGCGTTGCTAGAGCTGATAAAAAGAAATGTTCTGCGCGTCCAGACCAGTGGTGCCTTCAACGATTTCATAATTTCTAAGTTCGAAGATGTAATAGAGAATAATGCCGAAGCAGAACTATCCTGA
- the scpB gene encoding SMC-Scp complex subunit ScpB has translation MPKQNYPEDGLNRDPNEIRSNGDTEKSIPDPIGASREENAMTSAEPKSENRADLPSGDELTGGDEHRNILENTESVSTPEKTENEQAAASLSGLDQIVNAETGSTSEAVQSRDEVIDELAHIIEAVIFASDEPIPASQIKTVLDASHAFGRVNPDAITARIDALNAKYDSEGSGFRIIEIANGFQYATRKEMAQWISILFKERAKRKLSNSALESLAIIAYKQPVTKPEIESIRGVNVDYVLHSLLEKEIVTVIGRADTVGRPLLYGTTQKFLKLFALKNLEDLPKLREIDEIIREIRSKGAEESIQLEITALTEQPLSENKTAAEGSSEQTPPNGTGQE, from the coding sequence ATGCCGAAGCAGAACTATCCTGAAGATGGGTTGAACCGGGATCCGAACGAGATCCGCAGCAATGGAGACACCGAAAAATCAATACCCGATCCTATCGGAGCCTCTCGCGAAGAAAATGCGATGACCTCTGCGGAACCGAAGAGTGAGAACCGAGCAGACTTGCCCTCAGGTGACGAATTGACCGGCGGTGACGAACATCGGAACATTTTGGAGAATACTGAGAGTGTGAGCACTCCGGAAAAAACTGAGAACGAACAGGCGGCTGCTTCGTTGAGCGGTCTCGACCAGATAGTGAATGCTGAAACCGGTTCCACTTCTGAGGCGGTCCAGTCCCGTGATGAAGTCATCGATGAACTTGCGCACATAATTGAGGCGGTAATTTTTGCCTCCGATGAACCGATTCCAGCGTCGCAAATAAAGACTGTCCTTGACGCATCCCATGCGTTCGGCAGGGTGAACCCCGACGCGATCACCGCGCGCATCGATGCTCTGAACGCAAAGTACGATTCGGAAGGAAGCGGATTCCGTATAATTGAAATCGCGAACGGCTTCCAGTACGCCACACGAAAGGAAATGGCACAGTGGATCTCCATCCTTTTCAAGGAAAGAGCGAAGAGGAAGCTCTCGAACTCCGCGCTGGAGTCGCTTGCGATCATCGCGTACAAACAGCCTGTGACGAAGCCGGAGATCGAATCGATTCGCGGTGTGAATGTCGACTATGTACTCCACAGTTTGCTCGAGAAGGAAATCGTGACGGTTATCGGAAGGGCTGACACAGTCGGAAGGCCTCTGCTATACGGCACAACGCAAAAATTTTTGAAGCTATTTGCACTGAAGAATCTCGAGGATTTGCCAAAACTCCGAGAGATTGATGAAATAATCAGGGAAATCAGAAGCAAGGGCGCGGAGGAGTCGATACAACTGGAAATTACAGCGCTTACGGAACAACCGTTGTCAGAAAACAAAACAGCTGCCGAAGGGAGTTCTGAGCAGACGCCTCCAAACGGAACGGGGCAAGAGTAA
- a CDS encoding pseudouridine synthase, translated as MAELVRLNKYLSSSGITSRRKADQMIAGGRVKINGRTVTELGTKVDPQKDKVTVDGRGARLQTNLVYILVNKPKDVVTTVHDEKGRRSILDVVNVRERVYPVGRLDRNTTGVLLLTNDGELANRLMHPRHEVIKIYKATIDRPLRERELLRLKKGIMLDGSVTIPNDVYVLPESGATEIGIAVHEGKHHLIRRLFESLDIRVVQLDRYSYAGLNHRGLQRGGWRNLARKEIAALRKLVDLPNP; from the coding sequence GTGGCGGAGCTGGTTCGACTCAATAAGTATCTCTCTTCATCGGGGATCACCTCACGTCGTAAAGCCGACCAGATGATAGCTGGAGGTAGAGTCAAAATAAATGGCAGGACCGTGACTGAACTCGGGACGAAAGTCGATCCGCAAAAGGATAAGGTCACAGTCGACGGGAGGGGAGCGAGACTCCAGACTAATCTGGTATACATCCTCGTGAATAAGCCGAAGGACGTAGTGACGACCGTCCACGATGAAAAAGGAAGACGCAGCATACTTGACGTCGTAAATGTTCGTGAACGAGTATATCCCGTCGGACGGCTCGACAGGAATACAACGGGAGTCCTGTTGCTCACGAATGACGGCGAGCTCGCGAACAGGTTGATGCATCCTAGACACGAAGTGATAAAAATTTACAAAGCCACGATCGACCGTCCGCTGCGGGAGAGGGAGCTTCTGCGTTTGAAGAAAGGTATTATGCTGGACGGTTCCGTAACCATTCCCAATGACGTATATGTTCTTCCGGAAAGCGGTGCAACGGAGATCGGGATTGCCGTACATGAAGGGAAGCATCATCTGATAAGAAGGCTATTCGAATCACTGGACATAAGGGTCGTGCAGCTCGACAGATATTCATATGCCGGGTTGAACCATCGCGGCCTTCAACGCGGCGGCTGGCGGAATCTCGCCAGGAAGGAAATAGCCGCGCTCCGGAAACTCGTCGACCTTCCAAATCCCTGA